A part of Prevotella melaninogenica genomic DNA contains:
- a CDS encoding Rne/Rng family ribonuclease, with the protein MTSEVIIDAQPKEISIALLEDKRLVEYQREPREASFSVGNIYVAKVKKLMPGLNACFVDVGYERDAFLHYLDLGSQFNSYAKYLKQVQSDRKKLYPIQKATRLPDLQKDGTVQNTLQVGQEVMVQIVKEPISTKGPRLTGEISFAGRFLVLIPFGHKVSVSSKIKSGEERARLKQLIQSITPKNFGVIVRTVAEGKRVAELDAEMKVLLSRWNEAITKLQKTQERPQLVFEETGRAVAMLRDLFNPTYENIYVNDDEICTAVQHYVSLIAPEKAGIVKKYTGKVPIFDNFDVTKQIKSSFGKTINYGHGCYLIIEHTEAMHVVDVNSGNRTKEKAQEQNALDTNLGAADELARQLRLRDMGGIIVVDFIDMNLAEDRQMLYERMCKNMQKDRARHNILPLSKFGLMQITRQRVRPVMDVDVDENCPTCFGSGKIRSSILFTDQLERKIDRLVNKVGVKKFYLHVHPYVAAYINKGFISLKRKWQMKYGLGVNIIPSQKLAFLQYEFYDAKQQFIDMKEQNDKS; encoded by the coding sequence ATGACAAGCGAAGTAATTATTGATGCCCAACCGAAAGAGATTTCGATAGCGCTGCTCGAAGACAAGCGACTGGTTGAATACCAGCGTGAGCCAAGAGAAGCCAGTTTCTCGGTTGGAAACATCTACGTGGCAAAGGTTAAGAAACTGATGCCAGGGCTTAACGCCTGCTTTGTAGATGTAGGTTATGAGCGTGACGCCTTTCTTCATTATCTTGACTTAGGGAGCCAATTCAACTCCTATGCGAAGTATCTGAAACAGGTTCAGAGCGACCGCAAAAAACTTTATCCCATTCAGAAAGCCACTCGCCTACCCGACTTGCAGAAGGACGGAACTGTTCAAAACACACTGCAGGTAGGACAAGAGGTGATGGTACAGATTGTCAAAGAACCCATTTCCACCAAAGGACCTCGCCTCACAGGCGAAATATCATTCGCTGGCAGATTCCTGGTGCTTATACCATTCGGGCATAAAGTTAGCGTATCATCTAAAATTAAAAGCGGAGAAGAACGCGCACGTCTCAAGCAACTCATACAGAGTATTACGCCAAAGAATTTCGGTGTAATTGTCCGTACAGTAGCTGAAGGTAAACGCGTTGCCGAGCTTGATGCCGAGATGAAAGTCCTATTGAGCCGATGGAATGAAGCTATCACAAAACTACAAAAGACACAGGAACGCCCTCAACTTGTTTTTGAGGAGACTGGACGTGCTGTTGCTATGTTGCGTGACCTCTTCAATCCTACATACGAAAACATCTACGTCAACGACGACGAGATTTGCACTGCCGTTCAACACTATGTCTCTCTAATAGCCCCTGAAAAGGCGGGCATCGTGAAGAAGTACACTGGTAAGGTACCAATCTTCGACAACTTTGACGTTACGAAGCAAATTAAATCCAGCTTCGGCAAGACTATCAATTATGGTCATGGATGCTACCTCATCATTGAACACACTGAGGCAATGCACGTTGTAGATGTGAATAGTGGTAACAGAACAAAGGAAAAAGCACAGGAACAGAATGCTCTTGACACCAACCTTGGTGCTGCCGACGAGTTAGCTCGCCAGCTTCGACTGCGTGATATGGGTGGAATTATTGTCGTTGACTTCATCGACATGAATCTTGCTGAAGACCGCCAGATGCTGTACGAGCGTATGTGTAAGAACATGCAAAAGGACCGTGCACGTCACAACATCCTTCCACTGAGCAAGTTCGGACTTATGCAGATTACTCGCCAGCGTGTACGCCCAGTGATGGACGTAGATGTAGATGAGAACTGCCCTACTTGTTTCGGTAGTGGTAAGATTCGCTCAAGCATTCTCTTTACTGACCAGTTGGAGCGTAAGATTGACCGATTGGTTAATAAGGTTGGAGTAAAGAAATTCTATTTGCACGTTCATCCATATGTTGCTGCTTACATCAACAAGGGTTTTATTTCCTTAAAACGTAAGTGGCAAATGAAGTATGGTTTAGGTGTGAATATCATTCCTTCACAGAAACTTGCCTTTTTGCAGTATGAATTCTATGATGCGAAACAGCAATTCATTGATATGAAGGAACAGAACGATAAGTCCTGA
- a CDS encoding alpha-amylase family glycosyl hydrolase, translating into MKTKLVIYQVFTRTFGNKNLTKKEYGTLAENGAGKMNDFDEDVLRRIHDFGVTHLWYTGVIRHATCTDYSAFGIPTQNPRIVKGRAGSPYAITDYYDIDPDIAVNVDARMEEFEALVDRTHTEGMKMIIDFVPNHVARQYKSIAKPEGVEDLGEGDDTGKHFDAQNNFYYCPGEQLDLSGVVENVYAHDAEAYYEFPAKCTGNDRFDSHPQQNDWYETIKLNYGVDYCDAGGRSYHYHPIPSTWKKMTDILLFWAAKGVDGFRCDMAEMVPHDFWAYATQQVKNRYPNMIFIGEVYDPNQYRMYIESGFDYLYDKVGMYDCIRGVMCDERPASSITREWQQVDDIRDHMLYFLENHDEQRIASDFFAGNPWKGVPGMIVSALLQQNPVMVYAGQEFGEIGMDKEGFSGQDGRSTIFDYWTSDAVFKGFFNRDSLTTDEKKLSLVYQGILRFCNREKAVREGQTFDLMYANNQSYQFNPRKQFAFLRKTDSEVLLVVANFDQKRVYINVTVPSHAYDFLGLPEQEVEMTDLLSGFTKVVELKRDGQIALDIAANYGRIYKFNIKRKTVDYVLNAHNKEEFPPAHTAEHLLNQVMMRMFGAERSNNAHIERKKSKMTFILDHKPSRKEEKAIEDEMNRLIAEDLPVTFEMIDRNNIPEGVDVGKLPEDASEMLRLVRIGDFDVCLCIGKHVRSTAQIGRFVMLGTNWDEQKRTFRIRFKVIPS; encoded by the coding sequence ATGAAAACTAAATTAGTTATCTACCAAGTCTTCACCCGTACTTTCGGTAATAAGAATCTTACGAAGAAAGAATATGGTACTTTAGCAGAGAATGGAGCAGGGAAGATGAATGACTTCGATGAGGATGTATTGCGTCGCATTCATGATTTCGGTGTCACTCATCTTTGGTATACAGGTGTAATTCGTCATGCTACATGTACTGATTATTCAGCTTTCGGTATACCTACGCAGAACCCTCGCATTGTAAAGGGGCGTGCAGGCTCGCCTTATGCTATTACCGATTATTATGATATCGACCCTGATATTGCGGTGAATGTAGATGCTCGTATGGAAGAGTTTGAGGCACTTGTAGACCGTACGCATACAGAAGGTATGAAGATGATTATTGACTTTGTACCCAATCATGTTGCTCGTCAATACAAGAGTATCGCCAAGCCAGAGGGCGTAGAAGACCTTGGAGAGGGCGATGATACAGGGAAGCATTTTGATGCTCAGAACAATTTCTATTATTGTCCGGGCGAACAGCTTGACCTTTCAGGAGTTGTTGAGAATGTTTATGCTCACGATGCTGAGGCTTATTATGAGTTTCCTGCAAAGTGTACAGGTAACGATCGCTTCGACTCTCACCCACAGCAAAACGACTGGTATGAAACGATAAAGTTAAACTATGGTGTAGACTATTGTGATGCTGGTGGCAGAAGCTATCACTATCATCCCATCCCTTCTACATGGAAGAAGATGACTGATATTCTTCTTTTCTGGGCTGCAAAGGGCGTTGATGGTTTCCGTTGCGATATGGCAGAGATGGTTCCGCATGATTTTTGGGCATACGCAACACAACAGGTTAAGAATCGTTACCCCAATATGATATTCATTGGTGAGGTATATGATCCTAATCAATATCGTATGTATATTGAGTCAGGTTTTGACTATCTCTATGATAAGGTGGGAATGTACGATTGTATTCGTGGTGTTATGTGCGACGAACGCCCCGCCTCTTCTATCACACGTGAGTGGCAGCAGGTTGATGATATTCGCGATCACATGCTCTATTTCCTTGAAAACCACGATGAGCAACGTATTGCTTCTGATTTCTTCGCAGGTAATCCTTGGAAGGGAGTTCCGGGTATGATTGTTTCTGCTCTTCTCCAACAGAACCCAGTCATGGTTTATGCAGGGCAAGAGTTCGGTGAAATAGGAATGGATAAAGAAGGCTTCTCTGGGCAGGATGGACGTTCAACCATCTTTGATTACTGGACGAGTGACGCTGTTTTTAAAGGATTTTTTAATCGTGATTCCTTGACAACAGATGAGAAGAAACTTTCGTTGGTTTATCAGGGAATTCTCCGTTTTTGCAATCGTGAGAAAGCTGTTAGGGAAGGACAGACTTTTGATCTTATGTATGCAAATAATCAGAGCTATCAGTTTAATCCTCGCAAACAGTTCGCTTTTTTACGTAAGACGGACAGTGAAGTGTTATTGGTTGTAGCTAACTTCGACCAAAAGCGAGTATATATCAATGTAACTGTTCCCTCTCATGCGTATGATTTCCTTGGTCTGCCCGAGCAGGAAGTAGAAATGACCGACTTGCTTTCTGGTTTTACGAAAGTCGTAGAATTGAAACGTGATGGTCAAATTGCATTGGATATAGCTGCAAACTATGGTAGAATTTACAAGTTTAATATAAAGAGGAAGACAGTGGACTACGTATTAAATGCACACAATAAAGAGGAATTCCCTCCTGCTCATACAGCAGAACATTTGCTAAATCAGGTGATGATGCGTATGTTTGGAGCAGAGCGTAGCAATAATGCTCACATAGAACGAAAGAAGAGTAAAATGACTTTCATTCTCGATCATAAGCCGAGTCGAAAAGAAGAAAAGGCGATAGAGGACGAGATGAATCGTTTGATAGCAGAAGATTTGCCAGTAACTTTTGAAATGATTGATCGTAATAATATTCCAGAAGGTGTTGATGTTGGCAAACTTCCAGAGGATGCTTCGGAGATGTTGCGATTGGTTCGTATTGGTGACTTTGATGTCTGTCTTTGTATAGGTAAGCATGTCCGCTCAACGGCTCAGATAGGTCGCTTTGTAATGTTAGGTACAAACTGGGATGAGCAGAAGCGTACGTTCCGTATTCGCTTTAAGGTAATTCCATCTTAA
- a CDS encoding HU family DNA-binding protein, with amino-acid sequence MTKADIINEIATSTGIAKKDVSAVVESFMETIKDSLLEKKENVYLRGFGSFIVKHRAEKTARNISKNTTITIPAHDFPSFKPAKTFIEDMKK; translated from the coding sequence ATGACGAAAGCAGATATCATCAATGAGATAGCAACGTCTACAGGCATCGCCAAGAAGGACGTATCAGCTGTGGTTGAGTCTTTTATGGAAACTATCAAAGACAGTTTGTTGGAGAAGAAAGAAAATGTATACCTTCGTGGTTTCGGTAGCTTCATTGTTAAGCACCGTGCAGAAAAGACAGCTCGTAACATCTCAAAGAACACGACTATCACTATCCCAGCTCACGATTTCCCAAGCTTCAAGCCAGCAAAGACCTTCATCGAAGATATGAAGAAATAA
- a CDS encoding IS3 family transposase — MGLLSGLFGKTREGYYSVSKEKREHRKLTEKIVVRAVMDVRADAPRIGAQKLLHMLMDIYPGLMLGRDRFYQLMHKHHLMLKPSRCRHTTNSNHNYFKYKNTAKGMVLTRPAQLWVADITYIDTEDGVVYLHLITDAFTHEIIGWKLSDSLQAVNTLAALDMAIEQSQGMDLSLMTHHSDRGVQYCSNAYVARLESIHSGISMTEDYNPTDNAIAERVNGIIKQEWLYHMKRPKNLDDARCTIAGIIDFYNNKRPHMSNGMLTPRQMRERHCNVA; from the coding sequence ATTGGGCTGCTGAGTGGACTGTTTGGCAAGACTCGTGAAGGCTATTACTCTGTGAGTAAGGAGAAGAGGGAGCACCGTAAACTTACTGAGAAAATTGTCGTACGTGCAGTAATGGATGTTCGTGCAGATGCTCCTCGAATAGGAGCACAGAAACTTTTGCACATGCTTATGGATATCTATCCAGGCTTAATGCTTGGGCGCGACAGGTTCTACCAGCTAATGCACAAGCATCACCTTATGCTGAAGCCATCCAGATGTCGCCACACCACGAACTCCAATCACAACTATTTCAAGTATAAGAACACGGCAAAAGGAATGGTTCTTACACGTCCTGCACAACTCTGGGTAGCAGACATCACGTATATAGATACTGAGGATGGTGTGGTCTATCTTCACCTCATAACCGATGCGTTCACTCATGAGATAATCGGATGGAAGCTTTCTGACAGTCTGCAGGCTGTCAATACGCTTGCTGCCCTAGACATGGCAATAGAACAGTCACAGGGTATGGATCTCTCGCTGATGACGCACCACTCTGATCGTGGGGTTCAATACTGCAGCAACGCCTACGTGGCAAGGCTGGAGAGTATACACTCAGGCATAAGCATGACTGAAGACTACAACCCTACAGATAATGCAATCGCCGAAAGAGTGAACGGAATAATAAAGCAAGAGTGGCTCTACCACATGAAACGACCGAAGAACCTCGATGATGCACGATGCACTATTGCTGGTATCATAGACTTCTACAACAATAAGAGACCCCATATGAGTAACGGCATGCTTACGCCAAGACAAATGAGAGAAAGGCACTGCAATGTGGCATAA
- a CDS encoding inositol-3-phosphate synthase, translating into MKQTNVKPAEGKLGIMVVGCGAVATTFMTGVLMTRKGLTKPIGSMTQYDKIRVGRGTDKKYLHYKDIVPLANLDDIIFGTWDVYPQNAYQAAVYAEVLKAKDIEPVREELMAIKPLKAAFDRNYAKRLDGDNVKDCKTRWDMVLELQKDIQNFKKENGCQRIVVIWAASTEIYVPYDEQYHKTLEQLESAMKTDDREHIAPSMCYAYAALTEGCPFIMGAPNTTVDIPAMWELAEKTHMPIAGKDFKTGQTLVKSGFAPIIKTRNLGLAGWFSTNILGNRDGLVLDEPANFHTKEVSKLSTLETICRGDEQPDLYGNIYHKVRINYYPPRNDDKEGWDNIDIFGWMGYPMQIKINFLCRDSILAAPLLLDLTLLSDLAARAGRYGIQRFLSIFLKSPMHDFTRGEEAVNNLFEQYTMLKNAIREMGGYEADEEID; encoded by the coding sequence CAAACAAACGTAAAGCCTGCAGAAGGCAAATTGGGTATAATGGTCGTTGGTTGCGGCGCTGTTGCTACGACCTTCATGACTGGAGTGTTAATGACACGCAAGGGTCTTACGAAGCCTATTGGCTCTATGACTCAATACGATAAAATTCGTGTGGGACGCGGAACTGATAAGAAATATCTTCATTATAAAGATATTGTTCCATTGGCAAACTTAGACGATATTATCTTTGGTACTTGGGATGTCTATCCTCAGAATGCTTATCAGGCTGCTGTATATGCTGAAGTGTTGAAAGCAAAGGATATTGAACCGGTTCGTGAGGAACTGATGGCTATTAAGCCTCTGAAGGCAGCTTTCGATAGAAACTATGCTAAGCGATTGGATGGTGACAACGTAAAAGACTGCAAGACACGCTGGGATATGGTGCTTGAATTGCAGAAAGACATTCAGAACTTTAAGAAAGAGAATGGTTGTCAGCGCATTGTTGTTATCTGGGCTGCATCAACAGAGATTTATGTTCCTTACGATGAGCAGTATCACAAGACGCTTGAGCAGTTAGAGTCGGCTATGAAGACGGACGATAGAGAGCACATCGCCCCATCTATGTGTTACGCATACGCAGCATTGACAGAAGGCTGTCCGTTTATCATGGGTGCTCCTAACACTACGGTTGACATACCTGCCATGTGGGAGTTGGCTGAGAAAACACATATGCCTATTGCTGGCAAGGACTTCAAGACAGGACAGACATTGGTTAAATCGGGTTTTGCCCCAATTATTAAGACACGCAATCTTGGACTTGCTGGTTGGTTCTCTACCAATATCTTGGGTAATCGCGACGGCTTAGTGCTTGATGAACCCGCTAATTTCCATACAAAGGAAGTAAGTAAACTGTCGACTCTTGAGACCATTTGTAGGGGTGATGAACAGCCCGATCTTTATGGTAATATCTATCATAAAGTGCGTATTAATTATTACCCACCTCGTAATGATGATAAAGAAGGATGGGACAATATTGACATCTTTGGCTGGATGGGTTATCCAATGCAGATAAAGATTAATTTCCTTTGTCGTGATTCCATCCTTGCTGCACCATTGCTTCTTGACCTTACGTTGCTCTCTGATCTTGCTGCACGTGCTGGTCGTTATGGTATTCAGCGTTTCTTGAGTATCTTCCTCAAGAGTCCAATGCACGATTTTACACGTGGTGAGGAAGCTGTCAACAACCTATTTGAACAGTACACAATGTTGAAGAATGCGATTCGTGAGATGGGTGGATACGAAGCTGATGAAGAGATTGATTAG
- the crcB gene encoding fluoride efflux transporter CrcB, protein MIKDILLVGIGSFVGGSLRMVISKYVQLTVAGSFPLGTMVVNVLGCFLIGIFSSLTNDHGGISPAVRLMLTTGFCGGFTTFSTFMNEHATLLKGGDGFMISSLYIIASLALGFIALLAGRHLVMSFQ, encoded by the coding sequence ATGATAAAGGATATTCTCTTAGTAGGTATTGGGAGTTTCGTTGGTGGCAGTCTTCGAATGGTTATCTCGAAATATGTACAACTTACCGTAGCAGGTTCATTCCCTTTGGGAACAATGGTTGTCAATGTGCTTGGCTGTTTCCTTATAGGTATCTTCTCTTCATTAACTAATGATCATGGAGGTATTAGTCCTGCAGTCCGCCTTATGCTTACAACAGGTTTTTGTGGAGGTTTTACGACTTTCTCAACCTTTATGAATGAGCATGCAACGTTATTAAAGGGAGGGGATGGTTTTATGATTTCTTCCCTTTACATCATTGCCTCTCTTGCATTAGGCTTTATCGCTTTATTAGCAGGTCGCCACCTTGTTATGTCTTTTCAATGA
- a CDS encoding DUF5686 family protein, with protein MNKLLRLNKHKHISFVFNKAKEKLQMIKGRVIISLLFLFVSFTTQAYPFKTLFINSKSNVVRIDSLLLGNDSLLTATDSMAMATDSLLQMMDSLAKVAVKPAVINSTLLQCYVVDWQTGDSIPYANAVYRNMKLGVSSDANGHFSIERKVGEQLTITAIGYKPRNIKITAHTSRELKVTLIADSKQLQGIVVKAKRRHKYSRKNNPAVELMKRVIAAKKQTHLENHDYYQYDKYQKVTIAFNNLTPDDLEGTMFKKAPWLLDQVETCSYNNKLILPISVDETLTQHLYRKNPRDVKDIVLGQSTKGISKLIQTGEALNTIVKDLFKDIDLYDDQIDLLQKRFPSPIGSTAISFYHFYIDDTVYVNQDQCIRLQFMPANQQDFGFRGELYVLNDSSLHVKKCDMQLPANTGVNFVDAMKFQQEFTKLSNGEWALTTDNMIAELKLTDFLQRAIVIRTTGMTNYAFAPIDDKLFKGKAKVIYDSNAKMRDNDFWASHRTIKLTKSEAGMDSFIKRMASTKHFKWVMFASKALIENFIETGSEDKPSKFDLGPVNTFISKNFVDGIRLRASARTTAKLNPHWFFEGYYAYGTKSHHNYYDAKVTYSFNKPEYQPIEFPIRTISIESTSDVESPSDKYLKHNKDNIFMTFRPVKVEQMYFVNRQKINFMWETSYGLATSFELRTESNKPTGKLVYEKMDGTLVDKLRMSEVILELNYRPGQSYVNSKQRRMMVNLDAPEFKLTHTMGIKHFLGSDFNTNFTEISVYKRFWLGSWGHFDTRIQGGAQWNKVPFQFLITPPVNTSYFENQGTFNLMNGLEFLNDRYAMFNLAWDLEGKIFNRLPLVKKLKWREYVAFKGMWGHLTDKNNPYLPQNANDAELYKFPVDTRVMTHDPYMEFVVGIHNIFKCLEVDYVRRLTYTNAPGISKNGIRFGFNLVF; from the coding sequence ATGAATAAGTTATTAAGACTCAATAAACACAAACATATATCTTTTGTCTTCAATAAGGCAAAAGAAAAGCTACAAATGATAAAGGGCAGGGTGATTATCTCTCTTCTCTTCTTGTTTGTTTCATTTACGACACAAGCTTATCCTTTTAAGACTTTGTTTATTAACTCAAAGTCTAATGTTGTGCGCATTGACTCTTTATTATTAGGCAACGACTCTTTATTAACAGCCACTGACTCTATGGCAATGGCTACTGACTCGCTTCTACAAATGATGGATTCTTTGGCTAAGGTTGCTGTAAAACCAGCCGTAATAAACAGTACGCTACTACAATGTTACGTGGTTGACTGGCAGACGGGGGATAGTATTCCTTACGCAAATGCCGTCTATCGTAATATGAAATTAGGTGTCTCAAGTGATGCAAATGGTCATTTCTCTATAGAACGAAAGGTGGGGGAGCAACTTACTATAACTGCTATAGGATATAAGCCTCGTAATATTAAGATAACTGCACATACTTCAAGAGAGTTGAAAGTTACGCTTATAGCAGACTCAAAGCAACTTCAGGGGATTGTGGTGAAGGCTAAGCGACGCCATAAGTATTCGCGAAAGAATAATCCTGCGGTAGAGTTGATGAAGCGTGTTATTGCTGCGAAGAAACAAACTCATTTGGAAAACCATGATTACTATCAGTATGATAAGTACCAGAAGGTGACGATTGCTTTTAATAACCTTACACCTGATGATCTCGAAGGCACTATGTTTAAGAAAGCACCGTGGCTTCTCGATCAAGTTGAGACTTGTTCTTATAATAATAAACTCATCCTTCCTATCTCCGTAGATGAAACGCTTACGCAGCATCTTTATCGTAAGAATCCCCGTGATGTAAAAGATATTGTATTGGGACAATCTACCAAAGGTATTTCAAAACTGATACAAACGGGTGAAGCATTGAATACGATTGTCAAGGATCTCTTTAAGGATATCGACCTCTATGATGACCAAATAGATCTTCTTCAGAAGCGTTTTCCTTCACCAATTGGTTCAACGGCAATCTCTTTCTATCATTTTTATATAGATGATACGGTTTATGTAAATCAGGACCAGTGTATTCGTTTGCAGTTTATGCCAGCCAATCAGCAGGACTTCGGATTTCGTGGAGAATTGTATGTCTTGAATGATAGCTCTCTTCATGTGAAGAAGTGTGACATGCAGTTACCTGCCAATACGGGTGTCAACTTTGTTGATGCAATGAAATTCCAGCAGGAGTTTACGAAATTAAGTAATGGGGAATGGGCATTGACAACAGACAATATGATTGCTGAATTGAAGCTAACCGATTTCCTGCAACGTGCTATCGTTATCCGTACGACAGGTATGACAAACTATGCCTTTGCTCCAATTGACGACAAATTGTTTAAGGGTAAGGCAAAAGTTATATACGATTCTAATGCTAAGATGCGTGATAATGACTTTTGGGCATCACATCGTACAATAAAACTGACGAAGAGTGAGGCTGGTATGGACTCATTCATCAAACGTATGGCGAGTACCAAACATTTTAAGTGGGTGATGTTTGCATCAAAGGCGTTGATAGAGAACTTTATTGAAACAGGTTCTGAGGATAAGCCAAGTAAGTTTGATCTTGGTCCTGTCAATACTTTCATCTCTAAGAACTTTGTTGATGGTATTCGCTTGCGTGCCTCTGCTCGTACGACAGCCAAACTTAATCCTCATTGGTTCTTTGAGGGCTATTATGCTTATGGGACGAAGTCACATCATAATTATTACGATGCAAAGGTAACTTATTCGTTTAATAAGCCAGAGTATCAACCAATAGAATTTCCTATTCGTACTATTTCAATAGAATCAACAAGTGATGTAGAGTCTCCATCAGACAAGTATCTGAAACATAATAAGGATAATATTTTCATGACGTTTCGACCTGTAAAGGTTGAGCAGATGTATTTTGTTAATCGTCAGAAGATAAACTTTATGTGGGAGACGAGCTATGGATTGGCTACCAGTTTTGAGCTTCGGACGGAAAGTAACAAGCCAACAGGAAAACTTGTATATGAGAAGATGGATGGTACATTGGTCGATAAACTACGTATGAGTGAAGTTATTCTTGAACTCAATTACCGTCCTGGGCAATCTTATGTTAACTCAAAACAACGGCGTATGATGGTGAATCTTGATGCACCAGAATTTAAACTTACGCATACAATGGGTATCAAGCATTTCTTGGGTAGTGATTTTAATACTAATTTTACAGAGATTTCTGTTTATAAACGTTTTTGGTTAGGTAGCTGGGGACATTTTGATACACGCATTCAAGGTGGTGCACAATGGAACAAGGTACCATTTCAGTTCCTTATCACTCCTCCTGTTAATACTTCTTATTTTGAGAATCAAGGAACCTTCAATCTTATGAACGGACTTGAATTCCTTAACGATCGATATGCGATGTTTAATTTGGCTTGGGACTTAGAGGGGAAGATTTTCAACCGTCTTCCTCTTGTCAAGAAACTTAAATGGCGTGAGTATGTTGCATTTAAAGGAATGTGGGGACATTTGACAGATAAGAACAATCCATATTTACCGCAGAATGCTAATGATGCAGAATTGTATAAGTTCCCTGTCGATACACGTGTTATGACGCACGACCCTTACATGGAATTTGTTGTCGGAATACATAATATCTTCAAGTGTTTGGAGGTCGATTATGTTCGTCGACTTACTTATACGAATGCACCAGGCATATCAAAGAATGGTATCAGATTTGGTTTTAATCTGGTTTTCTAA
- the fabD gene encoding ACP S-malonyltransferase, with protein MKAFVFPGQGSQFVGMGKDLYDNNPLAKELFDKADEILGFKITEIMFAGTDEQLKETKVTQPAVFLHSVISALCLGDEFKPDMVAGHSLGEFSALVAAGALSFEDGLKLVAARANAMQKACEQNPGTMAAIIGLPDEKVEEICESVSKEGKVCVAANFNCPGQLVISGSTEGINEACTLMKEAGAKRALPLKVGGAFHSPLMQPAKDELQSAIEATTFNAPKCPVYQNVDALPHTEPAEIQKNLIAQLTSSVRWTKSVQNMIADGAAEFIECGPGAALQGMIGRIDKTVNAHAV; from the coding sequence ATGAAAGCATTTGTATTCCCTGGACAGGGATCTCAGTTTGTTGGTATGGGTAAGGATCTCTATGACAATAACCCATTAGCAAAAGAACTTTTCGATAAGGCTGACGAGATTCTTGGCTTCAAGATAACCGAGATTATGTTTGCTGGTACTGACGAGCAGCTGAAAGAAACTAAGGTAACTCAGCCTGCCGTATTCCTTCATAGCGTTATTTCAGCTCTTTGCTTAGGCGATGAGTTCAAGCCAGATATGGTTGCAGGTCACTCTTTGGGTGAATTCTCTGCACTTGTTGCTGCTGGTGCATTGAGTTTTGAAGATGGTCTGAAACTTGTTGCTGCACGTGCTAATGCTATGCAGAAGGCTTGTGAGCAGAACCCTGGTACTATGGCTGCAATCATCGGTTTGCCTGATGAGAAGGTAGAAGAAATTTGTGAGTCTGTTTCAAAGGAAGGTAAGGTTTGTGTTGCAGCCAACTTCAACTGCCCTGGTCAATTGGTTATCTCTGGTTCAACAGAGGGTATCAATGAGGCTTGCACATTGATGAAAGAAGCTGGAGCTAAACGTGCATTACCATTGAAGGTAGGTGGTGCTTTCCACTCTCCATTGATGCAGCCGGCTAAGGATGAGTTGCAGTCAGCTATTGAGGCAACAACATTCAATGCACCAAAGTGCCCTGTTTATCAGAATGTTGATGCTCTGCCACACACTGAACCAGCTGAGATTCAGAAGAACCTAATCGCTCAGCTCACATCAAGCGTACGTTGGACAAAGAGCGTACAGAATATGATTGCTGATGGAGCAGCCGAGTTCATAGAGTGCGGACCTGGTGCAGCTTTACAGGGTATGATTGGTCGTATTGACAAGACTGTTAATGCACACGCTGTATAA
- a CDS encoding transposase: MGSKHSKHRTFSENFILTLLREYYSSEVSINFICRKYDINSASFYQWQKKYDLDEKKLSLSHDIITKVKAMRSKKAMEKAPLTREEELEEQVSNLKKALEYSELRNQGLMKVIEISSKEYGEDLLKKAGARQ, translated from the coding sequence ATGGGAAGTAAACATTCTAAACACAGAACATTCAGTGAGAACTTTATTCTCACTTTACTTCGTGAGTATTACTCATCCGAAGTGTCAATTAATTTCATCTGTCGTAAGTACGACATTAATAGTGCCAGCTTTTATCAATGGCAAAAAAAGTATGATTTAGATGAAAAAAAGCTATCTTTGTCGCATGATATTATTACTAAAGTAAAAGCTATGCGTAGTAAGAAAGCTATGGAGAAAGCCCCTCTAACGCGTGAGGAAGAGCTTGAAGAACAAGTATCCAATTTGAAGAAAGCTTTGGAGTATTCTGAACTTCGCAATCAAGGTTTGATGAAAGTCATAGAGATAAGCAGTAAGGAATACGGTGAAGATTTGCTAAAAAAAGCTGGCGCCAGGCAGTAG